A genomic region of Pseudomonas sp. RSB 5.4 contains the following coding sequences:
- the fos gene encoding fosfomycin resistance glutathione transferase has protein sequence MLTGLNHLTLAVSDLPRSLAFYRDVLSLRVEATWDAGAYLSLPGLWLCLSLDAQRTTEPSVDYTHYAFSLAEADFPLFVQTLKAANVREWRDNRSEGASFYFLDPDGHKLEAHVGDLASRLAACRHKPYAGMRFYDAS, from the coding sequence ATGCTCACCGGCCTCAACCACCTGACCCTTGCCGTCAGTGATTTGCCCCGCAGCCTGGCGTTCTACCGCGATGTGCTGAGTCTGCGCGTCGAAGCCACATGGGACGCCGGTGCCTACCTGTCGCTGCCGGGGCTGTGGTTGTGTCTGTCGCTGGATGCGCAGCGCACCACCGAGCCGTCCGTCGACTACACCCATTACGCGTTCAGCCTCGCCGAGGCAGATTTTCCGTTGTTTGTGCAGACGCTAAAAGCGGCGAATGTGAGGGAATGGCGCGACAACCGCAGTGAAGGCGCGTCGTTCTACTTTCTCGACCCTGATGGCCACAAGCTCGAGGCTCACGTCGGCGATCTCGCGTCGCGACTGGCAGCCTGTCGGCACAAACCGTACGCGGGCATGCGTTTTTACGACGCATCGTGA
- a CDS encoding LysE family translocator, whose amino-acid sequence MTPSLLMAVLASGFIYGITPGPGVLAVFGIGAAHGRRAGAGFLCGHLLGDVVWCSTALIAIVGAREIGSTAFDVLGVLSGLYLFWLGWRAVRAKRRSDDQPQGAARQPFWHGILFGLTNPKAYPVAVATFTALLSSRAELLNWSMLPALIALSFLGGLLAYAILIGVVGARRVRTLYQRHELMITRLCGVMFIGFAINALVHALPGLLPNKA is encoded by the coding sequence ATGACTCCATCGCTGCTAATGGCCGTTCTGGCCTCGGGTTTCATTTACGGCATCACGCCTGGGCCGGGCGTGCTGGCGGTGTTCGGCATTGGCGCGGCGCATGGGCGGCGGGCCGGGGCGGGGTTTCTCTGCGGGCACCTGCTCGGTGATGTGGTCTGGTGCAGCACCGCGCTGATCGCCATCGTCGGCGCCCGGGAAATCGGCAGCACCGCGTTCGATGTGCTCGGCGTGCTCAGCGGTTTGTACCTGTTCTGGCTCGGCTGGCGCGCAGTGCGGGCCAAACGGCGCAGCGATGATCAGCCCCAGGGCGCAGCGCGTCAGCCGTTTTGGCACGGCATCCTGTTTGGTCTGACCAATCCCAAGGCGTATCCGGTGGCGGTGGCGACGTTTACCGCGCTGCTGTCGAGCCGTGCCGAACTGCTCAACTGGTCGATGCTGCCGGCGCTGATCGCCCTGAGTTTCCTCGGCGGTTTGCTGGCCTACGCTATTCTGATCGGCGTGGTTGGCGCCCGACGGGTGCGCACGTTGTATCAGCGCCACGAGCTGATGATCACGCGTTTGTGTGGCGTGATGTTCATCGGTTTTGCCATAAACGCACTGGTGCACGCACTACCGGGATTGCTGCCGAACAAGGCTTGA
- a CDS encoding diguanylate cyclase, translating into MESRNSAPLASYMDLLLDAVCAVDTQGRFVFVSAACERIFGYTPDELIGRPMIELVHPADRQRTLAAARDIMGGEPKHNFENRYVRKDGRIVNILWSARWSQVDQLRIAVARDITERKQAESRQAALYAISEAAHVAEDLLALFKRIHLIIGEWLPALNFSVALYDEHCAQLNFPYHVDDHELQPEQPGTVTGRLCAEVIRSGQPILLTPDSPDVSPDFAALVAGQDSPCWLGVPLNSKNGTIGALIVKSLPGGERYTEQDKELLQYVCAQVATAIERQQLHARLKRMAQYDQLTQLPNRGLLKDRLKAALAGAREASGNMALLYVDLDRFKQVNDTFGHAVGDMLLQTVASRLKGCVRDTDTVARIGGDEFVVLLHSVHAAEDADSVAGKIRQVLMQPMRLDGHNLCIEPSIGVARYPEHGREEQQLFRHADQAMYAAKRLNHRAVDS; encoded by the coding sequence ATGGAAAGCCGAAATTCCGCGCCGCTGGCGAGTTATATGGACCTGTTGCTCGATGCCGTCTGTGCGGTGGACACGCAGGGCCGTTTCGTTTTTGTCAGCGCCGCCTGCGAGCGCATTTTCGGCTATACGCCTGACGAGTTGATCGGTCGGCCGATGATCGAGCTGGTGCATCCTGCAGACCGCCAGCGCACCCTCGCCGCCGCCCGCGACATCATGGGCGGCGAACCCAAACACAATTTTGAAAACCGTTACGTGCGCAAGGATGGCCGCATCGTCAACATCCTCTGGTCGGCGCGCTGGTCGCAGGTCGATCAACTGCGCATCGCCGTGGCCCGCGACATCACTGAACGCAAGCAGGCCGAGTCACGTCAGGCGGCGTTGTATGCGATTTCCGAAGCGGCGCATGTCGCCGAAGACTTGCTGGCGCTGTTCAAGCGTATTCACCTGATCATCGGCGAATGGTTGCCGGCGCTGAATTTCTCCGTGGCGCTGTACGACGAGCACTGTGCGCAGCTGAATTTTCCCTATCACGTCGACGATCACGAATTGCAGCCCGAGCAGCCGGGCACTGTCACCGGGCGTTTGTGTGCCGAGGTTATTCGCAGCGGTCAGCCGATTCTACTGACGCCGGACAGCCCCGACGTCTCTCCCGACTTCGCGGCGCTGGTGGCGGGGCAGGATTCACCGTGCTGGCTCGGTGTGCCGCTGAATTCGAAGAACGGCACCATCGGTGCGCTGATCGTCAAAAGCCTGCCGGGTGGCGAGCGTTACACCGAACAGGACAAGGAACTGCTGCAATACGTCTGCGCCCAGGTCGCGACCGCCATCGAGCGCCAGCAACTGCACGCGCGGCTCAAGCGCATGGCGCAGTACGATCAATTGACTCAGCTGCCCAATCGAGGATTGCTCAAAGACCGCCTCAAGGCTGCGCTGGCCGGTGCCCGCGAAGCATCGGGAAACATGGCGCTGCTGTACGTCGATCTGGATCGCTTCAAACAGGTCAACGACACCTTTGGCCATGCGGTCGGCGACATGCTGCTGCAAACGGTGGCGAGTCGGCTCAAGGGCTGCGTACGCGATACCGATACCGTGGCGCGCATTGGTGGCGACGAATTCGTGGTGCTGTTGCACAGTGTTCATGCCGCTGAAGACGCCGACAGCGTGGCCGGAAAAATCCGACAGGTGCTGATGCAGCCCATGCGCCTGGACGGTCACAACCTGTGCATCGAGCCGAGCATCGGCGTGGCCCGTTATCCCGAACATGGCCGCGAAGAACAACAACTGTTCCGGCACGCCGACCAGGCGATGTACGCCGCCAAACGCCTCAATCATCGGGCGGTGGATAGCTGA